A stretch of Anaeromyxobacter dehalogenans 2CP-1 DNA encodes these proteins:
- the ybeY gene encoding rRNA maturation RNase YbeY: MIVRLTSEHRDGARAARRLRARAAAFLAALGRDDAELSILLVTDRRIRALNREWRDKDQATDVLSFPISEPPGAGALLGDVVISLDTAARRARSEGRRVGAELDRYLAHGILHLLGYDHERPADARAMAEKEAELARAEGLVGAALREGRREGRAGRAKDRWTRSPTSISTPSRSGSTARGSRARTSRAGSRT; encoded by the coding sequence GTGATCGTCCGCCTGACCTCCGAGCACCGCGACGGCGCCCGCGCCGCCCGGCGCCTCCGCGCTCGCGCGGCCGCGTTCCTCGCCGCCCTGGGGCGCGACGATGCCGAGCTCTCCATCCTGCTCGTGACCGACCGGCGCATCCGCGCGCTCAACCGCGAGTGGCGGGACAAGGACCAGGCCACCGACGTGCTGTCGTTCCCGATATCGGAGCCGCCGGGCGCTGGGGCGCTGCTGGGGGACGTGGTAATCTCGCTCGACACCGCCGCGCGGAGGGCGCGGTCCGAGGGTCGGCGGGTGGGCGCCGAGCTGGACCGCTACCTCGCGCACGGGATCCTGCACCTGCTCGGCTACGACCACGAGCGGCCCGCGGACGCCCGGGCGATGGCGGAGAAGGAAGCGGAGCTCGCGCGGGCGGAGGGGCTCGTCGGGGCGGCGCTCCGCGAAGGCCGGCGCGAGGGGCGCGCCGGCAGGGCAAAGGACCGATGGACCCGTTCGCCGACATCGATCTCGACTCCGAGTCGGTCTGGCTCGACGGCGCGTGGTTCACGCGCGAGGACCTCGCGCGCCGGATCAAGGACATGA